From the genome of Salvelinus alpinus chromosome 19, SLU_Salpinus.1, whole genome shotgun sequence, one region includes:
- the dguok gene encoding deoxyguanosine kinase, mitochondrial isoform X2, giving the protein MYSFYRFMVLNLISHCKNLTVSLRYIGSVQKVKRHFLRTRRDENRVLLYSTRARRATNLCLLRSPHCHSSTGPMDDINRVKRVSIEGNIAVGKSTFAQLLQFAGQDWEVVPEPVGKWQSIESGSSQQKVSNLLDMMYQDPQRWSYTFQTNSCMSRMRTQLQPPPARLLRAEGVPVQVFERSVYSDRYVFALNMFELGCINSTEWAVYQDWHSFLVEQFGRQVELEGIIYLRAPPQKCMERLGQRGRVEEKGVQLDYLEKLHTQHERWLIDKSTKLHFERLTRVPVLVLDASLEFEEDPKVWAKFITQVKDFFSGL; this is encoded by the exons ATGTACTCATTCTACCGGTTCATGGTGTTGAATCTGATTTCCCACTGTAAAAACCTCACAGTCTCGTTGCGATATATCGGATCGGTTCAGAAGGTTAAGCGGCATTTTTTGAGAACCCGCCGAGACGAAAATCGAGTGCTTCTCTACTCAACAAGGGCGAGAAGGGCGACCAACCTCTGCCTGTTGCGCTCACCACACTGCCATTCAAGCACCGGGCCAATGGACGACATTAACCGAGTTAAGAGGGTCTCTATTGAAGGCAACATTG CGGTAGGAAAGTCGACTTTCGCGCAACTCCTGCAGTTTGCTGGCCAAGACTGGGAAGTGGTTCCTGAGCCCGTGGGGAAATGGCAGAGCATCGAGAGTGGGTCTTCACAA CAGAAGGTCAGTAACCTGTTGGATATGATGTACCAGGACCCTCAGCGCTGGTCCTACACCTTTCAGACCAACTCCTGCATGAGCCGCATGCGCACCCAGCTGCAGCCACCACCAGCACGCCTGCTCAGAGCAGAGGGCGTCCCTGTGCAGGTCTTTGAGCGCTCTGTGTACAGTGATAG GTATGTATTTGCCCTGAACATGTTTGAGCTGGGCTGCATCAACTCTACAGAGTGGGCTGTCTACCAGGACTGGCATTCCTTCCTGGTGGAACAGTTTGGCCGTCAGGTGGAACTGGAGGGCATAATTTACCTCCGAGCCCCCCCGCAG AAGTGTATGGAGCGTCTGGGACAACGGGGGCGGGTGGAGGAGAAAGGAGTGCAGCTAGACTACCTGGAGAAACTACACACCCAGCATGAGAGGTGGCTCATAGACAAGAGCACTAA GCTGCACTTTGAGCGGTTGACCCGGGTGCCTGTATTGGTGCTGGATGCCAGTCTAGAGTTTGAGGAGGACCCTAAGGTGTGGGCCAAATTTATCACACAG
- the LOC139545344 gene encoding transcobalamin-2-like, with product MYTLYILSGLLALVASKPCDPVGSEPGELLLSLNKNLLRSLEDEGTSPNPSVHLALRLSTHHNLGMESDHLNALKTDLHNDIESSLANSQPVVGLLALYTLALKASCYDLNTLTFTVNQRSETLLTHLKRQMELEKDHIAFSQRPLTNYYQYSLGVLALCVSGVRVNSHVSNKLIRAVEHGHIKHEASDSIDTFAMAGMALQCLKESDTQVQDAALDKALDLIKLKLLDSQRADGHMGNEFSTGLAVQALLAMGSQVQECASSMEAMRSDVRKGTYLNPMAMSQTLPALQQKSYLQVKGKECRNEDGNLVLEVREPVTVLQSHTNVALKVEVVKSHGASAVYSVDVPTGTSLVDALELLQKNNIDFTFEKETSLWGPFLSVVNGERARQTDRRYWQLSSDGDTLSQGIKDFKIETAQQITIKNTRY from the exons ATGTATACCCTATACATTCTTAGTGGACTGCTGGCACTGGTTGCAAGCAAACCCTGTG ATCCTGTAGGATCAGAGCCTGGTGAGCTGCTCCTCTCACTCAATAAGAATCTGCTGCGTTCTCTGGAGGACGAAGGAACGTCCCCCAATCCCAGTGTGCACCTGGCCCTGCGGCTGTCCACTCACCACAACCTTGGCATGGAGAGTGATCACCTGAATGCACTTAAAACAGATTTACACAATGACATTGAGAG CTCTCTGGCCAACAGCCAGCCAGTGGTGGGTCTCCTGGCCCTGTACACTCTGGCCCTGAAGGCCTCCTGCTACGACCTCAACACCCTGACCTTCACTGTCAATCAGAGGAGCGAGACCCTGCTGACTCATCTCAAGAGACAGATGGAACTGGAGAAAGACCACATCGCCT TCAGCCAGCGTCCTCTGACTAACTACTACCAGTATTCTCTGGGCGTGCTGGCACTGTGTGTGAGTGGAGTTAGAGTCAACTCTCACGTCAGCAACAAGCTCATCAGGGCTGTAGAGCATGGACATATCAAACATGAAGCCTCTGATAGCATTG ACACGTTTGCCATGGCTGGGATGGCCCTGCAGTGCCTGAAGGAGTCTGACACCCAGGTGCAGGATGCAGCTCTGGACAAAGCCCTGGACCTCATCAAGCTGAAGCTACTGGACTCCCAGCGGGCTGATGGTCACATGGGCAATGAGTTCAGCACAGGCCTGGCAGTGCAG GCCCTGCTGGCGATGGGCAGCCAGGTGCAGGAGTGTGCTAGCTCCATGGAAGCCATGAGGTCAGATGTGAGGAAGGGAACCTATCTCAACCCCATGGCCATGTCCCAAACTCTGCCTGCTCTCCAGCAGAAATCCTACCTGCAAGTCAAGGGCAAGGAGTGCCGCAATGAGGATGGCAA CCTGGTCCTGGAGGTCAGGGAGCCAGTGACGGTGTTACAGAGTCATACCAACGTAGCCTTGAAGGTGGAGGTGGTCAAATCGCATGGGGCATCTGCTGTCTATTCTGTGGATGTGCCAACGGGCACCTCGTTGGTTGATGCCCTTGAACTCCTTCAAAAGAACAACATTGACTTCAC GTTTGAGAAGGAGACCAGCCTTTGGGGACCTTTCCTGAGTGTGGTGAATGGGGAACGGGCTAGACAGACCGACCGCAGATACTGGCAACTCTCCTCAGACGGTGACACTCTCAGCCAGG GTATCAAAGATTTCAAGATTGAGACAGCTCAACAGATCACCATCAAAaacaccagatactga
- the dguok gene encoding deoxyguanosine kinase, mitochondrial isoform X1 codes for MVDGKNEFTSSTLLFFDEVSPFSYKVRIHEIPSVGKSTFAQLLQFAGQDWEVVPEPVGKWQSIESGSSQKVSNLLDMMYQDPQRWSYTFQTNSCMSRMRTQLQPPPARLLRAEGVPVQVFERSVYSDRYVFALNMFELGCINSTEWAVYQDWHSFLVEQFGRQVELEGIIYLRAPPQKCMERLGQRGRVEEKGVQLDYLEKLHTQHERWLIDKSTKLHFERLTRVPVLVLDASLEFEEDPKVWAKFITQVKDFFSGL; via the exons ATGGTGGATGGAAAAAATGAATTCACTTCATCCACGCTACTGTTCTTTGATGAAGTCTCTCCCTTCTCATATAAAGTTAGGATTCATGAGATACCAT CGGTAGGAAAGTCGACTTTCGCGCAACTCCTGCAGTTTGCTGGCCAAGACTGGGAAGTGGTTCCTGAGCCCGTGGGGAAATGGCAGAGCATCGAGAGTGGGTCTTCACAA AAGGTCAGTAACCTGTTGGATATGATGTACCAGGACCCTCAGCGCTGGTCCTACACCTTTCAGACCAACTCCTGCATGAGCCGCATGCGCACCCAGCTGCAGCCACCACCAGCACGCCTGCTCAGAGCAGAGGGCGTCCCTGTGCAGGTCTTTGAGCGCTCTGTGTACAGTGATAG GTATGTATTTGCCCTGAACATGTTTGAGCTGGGCTGCATCAACTCTACAGAGTGGGCTGTCTACCAGGACTGGCATTCCTTCCTGGTGGAACAGTTTGGCCGTCAGGTGGAACTGGAGGGCATAATTTACCTCCGAGCCCCCCCGCAG AAGTGTATGGAGCGTCTGGGACAACGGGGGCGGGTGGAGGAGAAAGGAGTGCAGCTAGACTACCTGGAGAAACTACACACCCAGCATGAGAGGTGGCTCATAGACAAGAGCACTAA GCTGCACTTTGAGCGGTTGACCCGGGTGCCTGTATTGGTGCTGGATGCCAGTCTAGAGTTTGAGGAGGACCCTAAGGTGTGGGCCAAATTTATCACACAG
- the dguok gene encoding deoxyguanosine kinase, mitochondrial isoform X3: MYSFYRFMVLNLISHCKNLTVSLRYIGSVQKVKRHFLRTRRDENRVLLYSTRARRATNLCLLRSPHCHSSTGPMDDINRVKRVSIEGNIAVGKSTFAQLLQFAGQDWEVVPEPVGKWQSIESGSSQKVSNLLDMMYQDPQRWSYTFQTNSCMSRMRTQLQPPPARLLRAEGVPVQVFERSVYSDRYVFALNMFELGCINSTEWAVYQDWHSFLVEQFGRQVELEGIIYLRAPPQKCMERLGQRGRVEEKGVQLDYLEKLHTQHERWLIDKSTKLHFERLTRVPVLVLDASLEFEEDPKVWAKFITQVKDFFSGL; this comes from the exons ATGTACTCATTCTACCGGTTCATGGTGTTGAATCTGATTTCCCACTGTAAAAACCTCACAGTCTCGTTGCGATATATCGGATCGGTTCAGAAGGTTAAGCGGCATTTTTTGAGAACCCGCCGAGACGAAAATCGAGTGCTTCTCTACTCAACAAGGGCGAGAAGGGCGACCAACCTCTGCCTGTTGCGCTCACCACACTGCCATTCAAGCACCGGGCCAATGGACGACATTAACCGAGTTAAGAGGGTCTCTATTGAAGGCAACATTG CGGTAGGAAAGTCGACTTTCGCGCAACTCCTGCAGTTTGCTGGCCAAGACTGGGAAGTGGTTCCTGAGCCCGTGGGGAAATGGCAGAGCATCGAGAGTGGGTCTTCACAA AAGGTCAGTAACCTGTTGGATATGATGTACCAGGACCCTCAGCGCTGGTCCTACACCTTTCAGACCAACTCCTGCATGAGCCGCATGCGCACCCAGCTGCAGCCACCACCAGCACGCCTGCTCAGAGCAGAGGGCGTCCCTGTGCAGGTCTTTGAGCGCTCTGTGTACAGTGATAG GTATGTATTTGCCCTGAACATGTTTGAGCTGGGCTGCATCAACTCTACAGAGTGGGCTGTCTACCAGGACTGGCATTCCTTCCTGGTGGAACAGTTTGGCCGTCAGGTGGAACTGGAGGGCATAATTTACCTCCGAGCCCCCCCGCAG AAGTGTATGGAGCGTCTGGGACAACGGGGGCGGGTGGAGGAGAAAGGAGTGCAGCTAGACTACCTGGAGAAACTACACACCCAGCATGAGAGGTGGCTCATAGACAAGAGCACTAA GCTGCACTTTGAGCGGTTGACCCGGGTGCCTGTATTGGTGCTGGATGCCAGTCTAGAGTTTGAGGAGGACCCTAAGGTGTGGGCCAAATTTATCACACAG
- the LOC139545345 gene encoding coiled-coil domain-containing protein 117-like → MHHPSPMSSELGLLPAMYSFPGLINVTEIGINIGPANTCQHLPGVLPPNTSWERRCLRKHRRRADDEGCSAKKRRLMEEAGCDPLDYLSPKVFHNWPPGNSSPLPESSSQALPQPCLGTQDLGLPLSGSSSTLACPEAEGSCMEVEAAQRRLQEIEERITLEDDDDDEDLDVEPAPRRPMLVMSDSLREGLQRGISDILPHTLAQSVSHSCMELVVWRPPEVALARRLKDSLQRQRKQQITSRQPPSPSAPLSSLTPTNTPGEIYSPLYCSPGAGAHSTGEEDMEL, encoded by the exons ATGCATCATCCAAGCCCCATGAGCAGTGAGCTGGGCTTGTTGCCTGCCATGTACTCATTCCCTGGCCTTATCAACGTCACTGAAATCGGGATCAATATTGGCCCTGCAAATACCTGTCAACACCTGCCGGGAGTGTTGCCCCCAAACAC GAGTTGGGAGAGACGATGCCTGAGAAAGCACAGGAGGAGAGCAGATGACGA AGGATGCAGTGCCAAAAAGAGGAGGCTGATGGAAGAGGCAGGATGCGATCCTTTGGATTACCTCAGCCCCAAAGTGTTTCATAACTGGCCACCAGGCAACAGCAGCCCTCTACCTGAATCGTCTAGCCAAGCACTCCCCCAGCCCTGTCTGGGGACTCAGGACCTAGGACTGCCCTTATCCGGGTCTTCCTCCACTCTGGCCTGTCCAGAAGCAGAAGGCTCCTGCATGGAGGTGGAGGCAGCACAGAGGAGACTGCAGGAGATTGAGGAGAG GATCACCCTGgaggatgatgacgatgatgaggaCCTGGATGTGGAGCCAGCACCCAGGCGGCCCATGCTGGTGATGTCTGACAGTCTGAGGGAGGGGCTTCAGCGTGGCATCAGTGACATCCTCCCCCACACTTTGGCCCAGTCTGT GAGCCACTCCTGTATGGAGCTGGTAGTATGGCGCCCCCCAGAGGTTGCGCTGGCCCGGCGGCTGAAGGACTCCCTACAGAGGCAGAGGAAGCAGCAGATTACCAGCAGGCAACCCCCGAGCCCTAGTGCCCCTCTGAGTTCCCTCACCCCCACAAACACCCCAGGGGAGATATACTCCCCTCTGTATTGCAGCCCAGGGGCAGGGGCCCACAGCACTGGAGAGGAGGACATGGAGCTGTAG
- the dguok gene encoding deoxyguanosine kinase, mitochondrial isoform X4, whose protein sequence is MVDGKNEFTSSTLLFFDEVSPFSYKVRIHEIPSVGKSTFAQLLQFAGQDWEVVPEPVGKWQSIESGSSQQKVSNLLDMMYQDPQRWSYTFQTNSCMSRMRTQLQPPPARLLRAEGVPVQVFERSVYSDRYVFALNMFELGCINSTEWAVYQDWHSFLVEQFGRQVELEGIIYLRAPPQKCMERLGQRGRVEEKGVQLDYLEKLHTQHERWLIDKSTKLHFERLTRVPVLVLDASLEFEEDPKVWAKFITQVKDFFSGL, encoded by the exons ATGGTGGATGGAAAAAATGAATTCACTTCATCCACGCTACTGTTCTTTGATGAAGTCTCTCCCTTCTCATATAAAGTTAGGATTCATGAGATACCAT CGGTAGGAAAGTCGACTTTCGCGCAACTCCTGCAGTTTGCTGGCCAAGACTGGGAAGTGGTTCCTGAGCCCGTGGGGAAATGGCAGAGCATCGAGAGTGGGTCTTCACAA CAGAAGGTCAGTAACCTGTTGGATATGATGTACCAGGACCCTCAGCGCTGGTCCTACACCTTTCAGACCAACTCCTGCATGAGCCGCATGCGCACCCAGCTGCAGCCACCACCAGCACGCCTGCTCAGAGCAGAGGGCGTCCCTGTGCAGGTCTTTGAGCGCTCTGTGTACAGTGATAG GTATGTATTTGCCCTGAACATGTTTGAGCTGGGCTGCATCAACTCTACAGAGTGGGCTGTCTACCAGGACTGGCATTCCTTCCTGGTGGAACAGTTTGGCCGTCAGGTGGAACTGGAGGGCATAATTTACCTCCGAGCCCCCCCGCAG AAGTGTATGGAGCGTCTGGGACAACGGGGGCGGGTGGAGGAGAAAGGAGTGCAGCTAGACTACCTGGAGAAACTACACACCCAGCATGAGAGGTGGCTCATAGACAAGAGCACTAA GCTGCACTTTGAGCGGTTGACCCGGGTGCCTGTATTGGTGCTGGATGCCAGTCTAGAGTTTGAGGAGGACCCTAAGGTGTGGGCCAAATTTATCACACAG